In Streptomyces sp. P3, one DNA window encodes the following:
- a CDS encoding RNA helicase — MTLIDQLPPTADPDALYEAFESWAQERGLTLYPHQEEALIEVVSGANVIVSTPTGSGKSMIAAAAHFAALARDEVTFYTAPIKALVSEKFFELCKIFGTENVGMLTGDASVNSDAPVICCTAEVLASIALRDGRQADVGQVVMDEFHFYAEGDRGWAWQIPILELPQAQFVLMSATLGDVSFFEKDLARRTGRPTAVVRSATRPVPLSYEYRYTPMTETLTDLLDTRQAPVYIVHFTQAQAVERAQALMSINMCSREEKDRIADLIGNFRFSTKFGQNLSRYVRHGIGVHHAGMLPKYRRLVEKLAQAGLLKVICGTDTLGVGVNVPIRTVLFTALTKYDGNRVRTLRAREFHQIAGRAGRAGFDTAGLVVAQAPEHVIENEKALSKAGDDPKKRRKVVRKKAPEGFVGWTENTFDKLIESDPEPLTSRFRVTHTMLLSVIARPGNAFAAMRHLLEDNHEPRRQQLRHIRRAIAIYRSLLDGGVVEKLDEPDASGRVVRLTVDLQQDFALNQPLSTFALAAFELLDPESPSYALDMVSVVESTLDDPRQILAAQQNKARGEAVAAMKADGVEYEERMERLQDVSYPKPLEELLFHAYDTYRKSHPWVGDHPLSPKSVIRDMYERAMSFTELVSHYELARTEGIVLRYLAGAYKALDHTVPDDLKSEDLQDLIAWLGEMVRQVDSSLLDEWEQLANPEEMTAEEAQEKADEVKPVTANARAFRVLVRNAMFRRVELAALDHIAQLGELDADAGWDADAWGEAMDKYWDEYDDLGTGPDARGPKLLVIQEEPQNALWRVRQIFDDPNDDHDWGISAEVDLTASDAEGRAVVRVTSVGQL; from the coding sequence GTGACCCTCATCGATCAGCTGCCGCCGACCGCAGATCCCGACGCCCTGTACGAAGCCTTCGAGTCCTGGGCGCAGGAGCGCGGTCTGACGCTCTACCCCCATCAGGAGGAGGCGCTGATCGAGGTGGTCTCCGGGGCGAACGTGATCGTCTCGACGCCCACCGGCTCCGGCAAGAGCATGATCGCCGCGGCCGCGCACTTCGCGGCCCTCGCCCGCGACGAGGTCACCTTCTACACGGCTCCGATCAAGGCACTCGTGTCGGAGAAGTTCTTCGAGCTGTGCAAGATCTTCGGCACGGAGAACGTCGGCATGCTGACCGGCGACGCGTCCGTGAACTCCGACGCCCCGGTCATCTGCTGCACCGCCGAGGTGCTCGCCTCCATCGCGCTGCGCGACGGCAGGCAGGCGGACGTCGGCCAGGTCGTCATGGACGAGTTCCACTTCTACGCCGAGGGCGACCGCGGCTGGGCCTGGCAGATCCCCATTCTGGAGCTGCCGCAGGCACAGTTCGTGCTCATGTCGGCGACACTGGGCGACGTGTCCTTCTTCGAGAAGGACCTCGCCCGGCGCACGGGCCGCCCCACGGCGGTGGTCCGCTCGGCGACCCGGCCCGTGCCGCTGTCCTACGAGTACCGGTACACCCCGATGACGGAGACCCTCACCGACCTGCTGGACACCCGCCAGGCGCCCGTCTACATCGTGCACTTCACCCAGGCGCAGGCGGTGGAGCGGGCGCAGGCGCTGATGAGCATCAACATGTGCTCGCGTGAGGAGAAGGACCGGATCGCCGACCTGATCGGCAACTTCCGCTTCAGCACCAAGTTCGGCCAGAACCTCTCGCGTTACGTGCGGCACGGCATCGGTGTCCACCACGCCGGCATGCTGCCGAAGTACCGGCGACTGGTGGAGAAGCTCGCCCAGGCCGGGCTGCTGAAGGTCATCTGCGGCACCGACACACTCGGCGTCGGCGTCAACGTGCCCATCCGGACGGTGCTGTTCACCGCGCTCACCAAGTACGACGGCAACCGGGTGCGCACCCTGCGGGCCCGTGAGTTCCACCAGATCGCGGGCCGGGCCGGCCGCGCCGGGTTCGACACGGCGGGGCTGGTGGTCGCGCAGGCTCCCGAGCACGTCATCGAGAACGAGAAGGCCCTCAGCAAGGCCGGGGACGACCCGAAGAAGCGCCGCAAGGTGGTGCGCAAGAAGGCGCCGGAAGGATTCGTGGGCTGGACGGAGAACACCTTCGACAAGCTCATCGAGTCCGATCCGGAGCCGTTGACGTCCCGCTTCCGGGTCACGCACACGATGCTGCTGTCCGTGATCGCCCGCCCCGGAAACGCCTTCGCGGCGATGCGGCACCTGCTGGAGGACAACCACGAGCCGCGCAGGCAGCAACTGCGGCACATCCGGCGCGCCATCGCGATCTACCGGTCGTTGCTGGACGGCGGCGTCGTGGAGAAGCTCGACGAGCCGGACGCCTCCGGACGTGTCGTCCGCCTCACCGTGGATCTGCAGCAGGACTTCGCGCTGAACCAGCCCCTGTCCACCTTCGCGCTGGCCGCGTTCGAGCTGCTGGACCCCGAGTCGCCCTCCTACGCCCTCGACATGGTCTCCGTCGTGGAGTCCACGCTGGACGACCCGCGCCAGATCCTGGCCGCCCAGCAGAACAAGGCGCGCGGCGAGGCGGTGGCCGCGATGAAGGCGGACGGCGTCGAGTACGAGGAGCGCATGGAACGCCTCCAGGACGTCTCGTACCCGAAGCCGCTGGAGGAGCTGCTCTTCCACGCGTACGACACCTACCGCAAGAGCCACCCGTGGGTGGGCGACCATCCGCTGTCGCCGAAGTCCGTCATCCGTGACATGTACGAGCGGGCGATGTCGTTCACCGAGTTGGTCTCCCACTACGAGCTGGCCCGTACCGAGGGCATCGTGCTGCGTTACCTGGCCGGCGCGTACAAGGCCCTCGACCACACCGTCCCGGACGATCTGAAGTCCGAGGACCTGCAGGATCTGATCGCGTGGCTGGGCGAGATGGTGCGCCAGGTGGACTCGAGCCTGCTGGACGAGTGGGAGCAGCTCGCCAACCCGGAGGAGATGACCGCCGAGGAGGCGCAGGAGAAGGCCGACGAGGTCAAGCCGGTCACGGCGAACGCACGTGCCTTCCGGGTCCTGGTCCGCAACGCGATGTTCCGCCGTGTCGAGCTCGCCGCACTCGACCACATCGCCCAACTCGGCGAGCTGGACGCGGACGCCGGCTGGGACGCCGACGCCTGGGGCGAGGCGATGGACAAGTACTGGGACGAGTACGACGACCTCGGCACCGGCCCCGACGCACGGGGTCCCAAACTGCTCGTCATCCAGGAAGAGCCGCAGAACGCCCTGTGGCGCGTCCGTCAGATCTTCGACGACCCGAACGACGACCACGACTGGGGAATCAGCGCGGAGGTCGACCTCACGGCCTCCGACGCCGAGGGCCGGGCGGTCGTCCGCGTCACGTCCGTCGGCCAGTTGTGA
- a CDS encoding type B 50S ribosomal protein L31, whose protein sequence is MQQDQQPDYHPVVFRDRTAGYAFLTRSTATSEQTIEWDDGETYPVVDVEISSESHPFFTGRSRTVDTEGRVARFERRYGDGGAMT, encoded by the coding sequence ATGCAGCAGGACCAGCAGCCCGACTACCACCCGGTCGTCTTCCGCGACCGCACCGCCGGCTACGCCTTCCTGACCCGGTCCACCGCGACCAGCGAACAGACGATCGAGTGGGACGACGGCGAGACCTACCCGGTGGTGGACGTGGAGATCTCCTCGGAGAGCCACCCCTTCTTCACCGGCAGGTCGCGCACCGTGGACACCGAGGGGCGCGTCGCCCGCTTCGAGCGGCGCTACGGCGACGGCGGGGCGATGACCTGA
- a CDS encoding ABC transporter ATP-binding protein has translation MPRDHIDWTPSPGAAPDQPRQVRRILGLFKPYRARLAVVGLLVAASSLVAVATPFLLKETLDVAIPEGRTGLLSLLALGMIFSTLLSGVFGVLQTLISTTVGQRVMHDLRTAVYGRLQRMSLAFFTRTRTGEVQSRIANDIGGMQATVTSTATSLVSNFTSVVATIIAMVALDWRLTVVSLVLLPVFVWISRRVGNERKKITTQRQKQMAAMAATVTESLSVSGILLGRTMGRADSLTRSFAAESEQLVDLEVRSNMAGRWRMAVIGIVMSAMPAVIYWTAGMALQVGGPDVSLGTIVAFVSLQQGLFRPAVSLLSTGVQVQTSLALFQRIFEYLDLPIDITEREEPVRLDHIKGELRFENVTFRYDDEGEPVLDGVDVTVPAGGSLAVVGPTGAGKSTLGYLVPRLYDVTGGRVTLDGVDVRDLDFDTLARAVGVVSQETYLFHATVGDNLRFAKPDATDEELYAAARAAQIHDHIAALPDGYDTVVGERGHRFSGGEKQRLAIARTILRDPPVLVLDEATSALDTRTEHAVQEAIDALSANRTTLTIAHRLSTVRGADQIVVLDSGQVAERGTHEELLEQGGRYAALLRRDSRLEPTR, from the coding sequence ATGCCCCGCGACCACATCGACTGGACCCCCTCGCCCGGCGCCGCACCCGACCAGCCCCGGCAGGTGCGCCGCATCCTCGGACTCTTCAAGCCCTACCGCGCCCGCCTCGCGGTGGTCGGCCTCCTGGTCGCCGCCTCGTCCCTGGTCGCCGTGGCCACCCCGTTCCTGCTGAAGGAGACGCTCGACGTCGCCATTCCCGAGGGGCGCACCGGCCTGCTGAGCCTGCTGGCCCTCGGCATGATCTTCAGCACCCTCCTCAGCGGAGTCTTCGGCGTCCTGCAGACGCTGATCTCCACGACGGTGGGCCAGCGCGTCATGCACGACCTGCGCACCGCCGTATACGGGCGTCTGCAGCGCATGTCCCTCGCCTTCTTCACTCGTACGCGTACCGGCGAGGTGCAGTCCCGCATCGCCAACGACATCGGCGGCATGCAGGCCACCGTCACCTCCACCGCCACGTCCCTGGTCTCCAACTTCACGAGCGTGGTCGCCACGATCATCGCGATGGTCGCGCTCGACTGGCGGCTGACCGTCGTCTCCCTGGTCCTGCTGCCCGTCTTCGTGTGGATCAGCCGCCGGGTCGGCAACGAACGCAAGAAGATCACCACCCAGCGGCAGAAACAGATGGCCGCGATGGCGGCCACGGTCACCGAGTCGCTGTCGGTCAGCGGCATCCTGCTGGGCCGCACCATGGGCCGCGCCGACTCCCTCACGCGGTCCTTCGCGGCGGAGTCGGAGCAGCTGGTCGACCTCGAGGTGCGGTCGAACATGGCCGGTCGCTGGCGCATGGCCGTGATCGGGATCGTCATGTCCGCCATGCCGGCCGTCATCTACTGGACGGCGGGCATGGCGCTCCAGGTCGGCGGCCCCGACGTGTCGCTGGGCACCATCGTCGCCTTCGTCTCGCTCCAGCAGGGCCTGTTCCGGCCCGCCGTCAGTCTGCTGTCGACCGGCGTGCAGGTCCAGACCTCCCTGGCGCTCTTCCAGCGCATCTTCGAGTATCTCGACCTGCCCATAGACATCACCGAGCGCGAGGAGCCGGTCCGCCTCGACCACATCAAGGGCGAGCTCCGCTTCGAGAACGTCACCTTCCGGTACGACGACGAGGGCGAGCCGGTCCTGGACGGCGTCGATGTGACCGTCCCGGCCGGCGGCAGCCTCGCGGTCGTCGGTCCGACCGGCGCCGGCAAGTCCACGCTCGGCTATCTGGTGCCGCGTCTGTACGACGTGACCGGAGGCCGGGTCACACTCGACGGCGTCGACGTGCGCGACCTCGACTTCGACACGCTCGCCCGCGCGGTCGGCGTCGTCTCGCAGGAGACCTACCTCTTCCATGCGACGGTCGGCGACAACCTGCGCTTCGCCAAGCCGGACGCCACCGACGAGGAGCTGTACGCGGCGGCGCGAGCGGCGCAGATCCACGACCACATCGCGGCACTGCCCGACGGGTACGACACGGTCGTCGGTGAACGCGGCCACCGGTTCTCCGGCGGCGAGAAGCAGCGCCTGGCGATCGCCCGCACGATCCTGCGCGACCCGCCGGTGCTGGTCCTCGACGAGGCGACCAGCGCGCTGGACACCCGCACGGAGCACGCCGTGCAGGAGGCCATCGACGCGCTCTCGGCCAACCGCACCACGCTCACCATCGCCCACCGTCTGTCCACCGTTCGGGGCGCCGACCAGATCGTCGTCCTCGACTCGGGTCAGGTGGCCGAACGGGGCACGCACGAGGAGCTGTTGGAGCAGGGCGGCCGGTATGCGGCGCTGCTGCGGCGAGACTCACGACTGGAGCCGACAAGATGA
- a CDS encoding MarR family winged helix-turn-helix transcriptional regulator — MTTPDSDGLLAEQLLRLTRRVHRIQKRHLQQSGLGVTPAQSRLLRTLAHCDAPPRMADLAVRLEVVPRAVTTLVDGLEASGKVRRAPDPTNRRVIRIELTEDGRAALRELQGAKRSAAEEILDPLTDLERQVLSGLLDALVGVGDPAQPGHGAPHAKRTPDHTC; from the coding sequence ATGACCACCCCCGATTCCGACGGACTGCTCGCCGAGCAGCTGCTGCGGCTCACGCGTCGGGTGCACCGCATCCAGAAGCGCCATCTGCAGCAGAGCGGGCTCGGCGTCACCCCGGCCCAGTCCCGGTTGCTGCGCACGCTGGCGCACTGCGACGCGCCGCCGCGCATGGCCGACCTCGCCGTGCGGCTGGAGGTGGTGCCACGGGCCGTCACGACACTGGTCGACGGGCTGGAGGCGAGCGGCAAGGTGCGGCGGGCACCCGACCCCACCAACCGCCGGGTCATCAGGATCGAGCTCACCGAGGACGGCCGTGCGGCCCTGCGGGAGTTGCAGGGCGCGAAGAGATCCGCCGCGGAGGAGATCCTGGATCCACTGACGGACCTCGAGCGCCAGGTCCTGAGCGGACTGCTGGACGCCCTGGTGGGCGTGGGCGACCCGGCGCAACCGGGGCACGGGGCGCCCCACGCGAAGCGGACCCCGGACCACACCTGCTGA
- a CDS encoding DUF5709 domain-containing protein, which produces MTSADGWGDDVYQPDSSDIQDDAGLLDAEDTLEDDGVDDPLDRGWSPPDRPWAVEHAGVTAAERRRGETLDQRLAEERPDVGVPDGDGLGDCDGTDGELLDNEVGDVRSGRLVAPDEGAHEDEESALVATDVGIDGAAASAEEAAMHIVDEDALSG; this is translated from the coding sequence GTGACCAGCGCCGACGGATGGGGAGACGACGTCTACCAGCCGGACTCCTCCGACATCCAGGACGACGCGGGGCTGCTCGACGCGGAGGACACCCTGGAGGACGACGGGGTCGACGACCCGCTCGACCGCGGCTGGTCCCCTCCGGACCGGCCCTGGGCCGTGGAGCACGCCGGGGTGACCGCCGCGGAGCGCCGCCGGGGGGAGACCCTGGACCAGCGGCTGGCGGAGGAGCGCCCCGATGTCGGCGTGCCCGACGGTGACGGTCTGGGCGACTGCGACGGCACTGACGGGGAACTCCTCGACAACGAGGTCGGAGACGTACGCTCCGGCAGGCTCGTGGCACCCGACGAAGGAGCCCACGAGGACGAGGAGAGCGCGCTGGTCGCCACGGACGTGGGCATCGACGGGGCGGCCGCGTCGGCGGAGGAGGCCGCCATGCACATCGTCGACGAGGACGCCCTGTCCGGTTGA
- a CDS encoding metal-dependent hydrolase yields the protein MMGPAHSLSGAAAWLGVGAAAAAAGHTMPWPVLLAGALICAGAALAPDLDHKAATISRSFGPVSRWLCEIVDKLSYAVYKSTRKQGDPRRSGGHRTLTHTWLWAVMIGAGASALAITGGRWAVLGLLFVHMVLAIEGLLWRAARGSSSDVLVWLLAATSAWILAGVLDKPGNGADWLFTQPGQEYLWLGLPIVLGALVHDIGDALTVSGCPVLWPIPIGRKRWYPIGPPKAMRFRAGSWIELKVLMPVFMVLGGVGGAAALNYI from the coding sequence ATGATGGGACCAGCACACTCACTGTCGGGCGCCGCCGCCTGGCTCGGCGTCGGTGCGGCCGCTGCCGCCGCCGGACACACCATGCCGTGGCCGGTCCTGCTCGCCGGTGCGCTGATCTGCGCCGGCGCCGCGCTCGCGCCGGATCTCGACCACAAGGCGGCCACCATCTCCCGGTCCTTCGGTCCCGTCTCACGCTGGCTGTGCGAGATCGTCGACAAGCTCTCCTACGCCGTCTACAAGTCCACGAGGAAGCAGGGCGACCCGCGCCGCTCCGGCGGGCACCGCACGCTCACGCACACCTGGCTGTGGGCGGTCATGATCGGCGCGGGCGCCTCGGCGCTGGCGATCACCGGTGGCCGCTGGGCGGTGCTGGGGCTTCTCTTCGTGCACATGGTGCTGGCGATCGAGGGCCTGCTGTGGCGGGCCGCCCGGGGCTCCAGCAGCGACGTCCTGGTGTGGCTGCTCGCCGCGACCAGCGCGTGGATCCTGGCCGGTGTTCTGGACAAGCCCGGAAACGGCGCGGACTGGCTGTTCACCCAGCCCGGCCAGGAGTACCTGTGGCTGGGGCTGCCCATCGTGCTCGGCGCCCTGGTCCACGACATCGGGGACGCCCTGACCGTCTCGGGCTGTCCGGTGCTGTGGCCCATCCCGATCGGGCGCAAGCGCTGGTACCCGATCGGCCCGCCCAAGGCGATGCGATTCCGCGCGGGCAGCTGGATCGAGCTGAAGGTGCTGATGCCCGTGTTCATGGTGCTCGGGGGAGTGGGCGGGGCGGCCGCTCTCAACTACATCTGA
- a CDS encoding ABC transporter ATP-binding protein: MIGVAPPAYDPAAPTTANTLPVGAPATVRAYVAELLRRHRRAFLLLLLVNTVATVASMVGPWLLGGTVERLSEGARELHLGLTATLFVLALAVQAAFVRQVRLRGAMLGERMLADLREDFLVRSVRLPPGVLERAGTGDLLSRITTDIDRLANAMREAVPQLTIGVMWALLLLGGLVVTSPPLAPAVLVAVPLLVAGCRWYYKRAPAGYRSEAAGYASVAAALAETVDAGRTVEAHRLGERRIALSDQRIQQWTAWERYTLWLRSVLFPVINMVHVTVLGSVLMLGGAFVLKGWIDVGQLTTGALLAQMLVDPVNLILRWYDELQVAQVSLARLVGVRDIEPDAGDAGVAPDGREVLADQVHFGYREGVDVLREVSLEVSPGTRLALVGPSGAGKSTLGRLLAGIYAPRDGRVTLGGAELSQMSAERVRSHVALVNQEHHVFVGALRDNLRLARTGADDAELWAALGAVDADGWARALDDGLDTEVGSGGVPLTPAQAQQIALARLVLADPHTLVLDEATSLLDPRAARHLERSLARVLEGRTVVAIAHRLHTAHDADVIAVVENGRISELGSHTELVAAGGAYAALWRSWHG; the protein is encoded by the coding sequence ATGATCGGCGTGGCGCCGCCCGCCTACGACCCGGCAGCACCGACGACGGCGAACACCCTGCCCGTCGGTGCCCCCGCGACCGTACGCGCCTACGTGGCCGAACTCCTGCGTCGGCACCGGCGCGCCTTCCTGCTCCTCCTGCTCGTCAACACGGTCGCCACGGTCGCCTCCATGGTGGGCCCCTGGCTGCTCGGCGGCACCGTGGAGCGGCTGTCGGAGGGAGCACGAGAACTGCACCTCGGGCTCACCGCGACGCTGTTCGTGCTCGCCCTGGCCGTCCAGGCCGCCTTCGTACGGCAGGTACGGCTGCGCGGCGCGATGCTCGGTGAACGGATGCTGGCCGACCTGCGCGAGGACTTCCTCGTCCGGTCGGTCCGGCTGCCGCCCGGCGTGCTCGAGCGGGCCGGAACGGGCGACCTGCTGTCCCGCATCACCACCGACATCGACCGGCTGGCCAACGCCATGCGGGAGGCCGTGCCCCAGCTGACGATCGGCGTGATGTGGGCCCTGCTGCTGCTCGGCGGACTCGTGGTCACCTCGCCGCCGCTGGCGCCCGCGGTGCTCGTCGCGGTGCCGCTGCTGGTGGCGGGATGCCGCTGGTACTACAAGCGGGCGCCGGCCGGGTACCGCTCCGAGGCCGCCGGCTACGCGTCGGTGGCCGCTGCCCTCGCCGAGACCGTGGACGCGGGCCGCACCGTCGAGGCCCACCGCCTAGGCGAGCGCCGCATCGCGCTTTCGGACCAGCGCATCCAGCAGTGGACGGCGTGGGAGCGCTACACCCTGTGGCTGCGGTCCGTGCTCTTCCCGGTGATCAACATGGTGCACGTCACCGTGCTCGGCTCGGTCCTCATGCTCGGCGGGGCGTTCGTGCTGAAGGGCTGGATCGACGTCGGTCAGCTCACGACGGGCGCACTGCTGGCGCAGATGCTCGTCGACCCCGTGAACCTCATCCTGCGCTGGTACGACGAGCTCCAGGTGGCCCAGGTGTCGCTGGCGCGCCTCGTCGGGGTGCGCGACATCGAGCCGGACGCGGGGGACGCCGGGGTGGCGCCGGACGGGCGCGAGGTGCTCGCCGACCAGGTCCACTTCGGCTATCGCGAGGGCGTCGACGTGCTGCGCGAGGTATCCCTCGAAGTGTCCCCCGGCACCCGGCTGGCCCTGGTCGGCCCGTCCGGCGCGGGCAAGTCCACCCTGGGCCGGCTGCTCGCCGGGATCTACGCGCCCCGCGACGGCCGGGTCACCCTGGGCGGGGCCGAGCTGTCGCAGATGTCCGCCGAACGTGTCCGCTCGCACGTGGCGCTCGTCAACCAGGAGCACCACGTCTTCGTCGGCGCCCTGCGCGACAACCTCCGGCTCGCCCGCACCGGCGCCGACGACGCCGAACTGTGGGCGGCCCTGGGCGCCGTCGACGCGGACGGCTGGGCGCGTGCCCTGGACGACGGTCTCGACACCGAGGTCGGCTCCGGCGGCGTGCCGCTCACACCGGCCCAGGCCCAGCAGATCGCACTGGCCCGGCTGGTGCTGGCCGACCCGCACACGCTGGTCCTGGACGAGGCGACCTCGCTGCTCGACCCCCGAGCCGCACGTCACCTCGAACGGTCCCTGGCCCGCGTCCTGGAGGGCCGCACCGTGGTCGCCATCGCCCACCGCCTGCACACCGCGCACGACGCCGACGTCATCGCCGTCGTGGAGAACGGCCGGATCAGCGAGCTCGGCAGTCATACGGAGCTGGTCGCGGCGGGCGGGGCCTACGCGGCCCTCTGGCGTTCGTGGCACGGGTGA
- a CDS encoding ABC transporter ATP-binding protein, with the protein MQIQDLPYPDPGVPDVRSGPRFLWWLGRNQLGGQLKALAWGLLHFVAVSAQPFCVGFAVEAVIDRSGTRLALTGGVMALCGAATAIGDTFLHRAAVTNWITAAARVQQLLAHKASHLGSALTRRVAAGEVVAVSTGDVEKIGWFVEAVSRFTAAAITVLLVCVGLFVYQPALGVVVAVGLPALALAVLPLLPKATQRADHQREKAGRATELASDTVAGLRVLRGIGGEELFLERYRSASQEVRHAAVRSARMWSLISAIQVLMPGLLLIAVVCYGVHLAGEGRISVGELVTVYSSVMVLTYPLRHFEEIAMAYSFSRPSATRAAGVLSLERSKDIDGSRPADAPTGDLYDPATGLLAPASQLTAVVCGDPDAAGRLAERLGGHPPEDGPSVLLGGVPLDELPLDSARSAVLVQDKDPVLLSGSLRDLLDVPASGAVDAQAALAAAQCADVLDALVQGSFDADDPMDARITERGRSLSGGQRQRLALARSLYTDPEVLVLDEPTSAVDSHTEARVAESMRDLREGRTTVVFTSSPLLLDRADRVVLVHEGEAVAIGAHRELLHSEPRYRAVVTRETDDEAARGKRPVSVAGGAPDTEQAPLSDVLKNLEADELARDELEEIEETA; encoded by the coding sequence ATGCAGATCCAAGACCTTCCGTATCCCGACCCGGGTGTGCCGGACGTACGCTCGGGCCCCCGTTTCCTGTGGTGGCTCGGCCGCAACCAGCTGGGCGGCCAGCTCAAGGCCCTCGCCTGGGGCCTGCTGCACTTCGTCGCCGTCTCCGCGCAGCCGTTCTGCGTCGGGTTCGCCGTCGAGGCCGTCATCGACCGCTCCGGAACCCGACTGGCCCTCACCGGCGGGGTGATGGCGCTGTGCGGTGCAGCCACCGCGATCGGCGACACCTTCCTGCACCGCGCCGCCGTCACCAACTGGATCACCGCCGCCGCGCGGGTCCAGCAACTGCTCGCCCACAAGGCCTCGCACCTCGGCTCCGCGCTGACCCGGCGCGTCGCGGCCGGCGAGGTCGTGGCGGTCTCCACGGGCGACGTCGAGAAGATCGGCTGGTTCGTGGAGGCCGTGTCCCGCTTCACCGCCGCGGCCATCACGGTGCTGCTGGTCTGCGTAGGCCTGTTCGTCTACCAGCCGGCGCTCGGCGTCGTCGTCGCCGTGGGCCTGCCCGCTCTGGCCCTGGCGGTCCTGCCCCTGCTGCCCAAGGCGACCCAGCGGGCCGACCACCAGCGCGAGAAGGCCGGACGGGCCACCGAACTCGCCTCGGACACCGTGGCCGGCCTGCGGGTGCTGCGTGGCATCGGCGGCGAGGAACTGTTCCTCGAGCGCTACCGCAGCGCCTCGCAGGAGGTCCGGCACGCGGCCGTGCGCAGCGCGCGCATGTGGTCGCTGATCAGCGCCATCCAGGTGCTGATGCCGGGCCTGCTGCTGATCGCGGTCGTCTGCTACGGCGTCCACCTGGCGGGCGAGGGCCGCATCTCCGTCGGTGAACTCGTCACGGTCTACAGCTCCGTGATGGTCCTGACCTACCCGCTCAGGCACTTCGAGGAGATCGCGATGGCGTACTCGTTCTCCCGCCCGTCGGCGACCCGGGCCGCGGGCGTGCTGTCCCTCGAGCGGTCCAAGGACATCGACGGGTCGCGGCCGGCCGATGCTCCCACGGGCGACCTGTACGACCCGGCGACCGGTCTCCTCGCCCCGGCCTCACAGCTGACGGCGGTGGTGTGCGGCGACCCGGACGCGGCCGGACGACTGGCGGAACGCCTCGGCGGACACCCCCCGGAGGACGGCCCGTCGGTGCTGCTCGGCGGTGTCCCGCTGGACGAACTGCCGCTGGACTCGGCGCGATCGGCCGTCCTCGTCCAGGACAAGGACCCTGTGCTGTTGTCCGGTTCGCTGCGCGATCTGCTCGACGTGCCCGCCTCCGGCGCGGTCGACGCGCAGGCCGCGCTGGCCGCCGCCCAGTGCGCAGACGTCCTCGATGCGCTCGTCCAGGGCTCGTTCGACGCCGACGACCCGATGGACGCCCGCATCACCGAACGCGGCCGGTCCCTGTCCGGCGGGCAGCGCCAACGCCTCGCGCTGGCACGCTCGTTGTACACGGACCCCGAGGTTCTCGTCCTCGACGAGCCGACCTCAGCCGTCGACTCGCACACCGAGGCCCGCGTCGCCGAGAGCATGCGCGACCTGCGTGAAGGCCGTACGACCGTCGTGTTCACCTCCTCTCCGCTGCTGCTGGACCGCGCCGACCGGGTCGTGCTCGTGCACGAGGGCGAGGCCGTCGCGATCGGCGCGCACCGCGAGCTGCTGCACTCCGAGCCCCGGTACCGGGCCGTGGTGACCCGGGAGACCGACGACGAGGCCGCCCGGGGTAAGCGCCCCGTTTCCGTGGCAGGCGGGGCTCCGGACACGGAGCAGGCCCCCCTGAGCGATGTGTTGAAGAACCTGGAAGCCGACGAACTCGCACGCGACGAGCTCGAAGAGATCGAGGAGACGGCATGA